The genomic DNA TCGTGGGCCTGCCCATCCCGCTGGCCGCCAGCGTGCTCGTGTCGATGATCATCGCCCACCACGCCGCGACGGGGGGCGAGGAGCTGGCCGACTCGGCCCGCGCCCCCGTGGCCGTGGCGTCGACGGTGCTGTCGCTGCTGATGGTGTCCACCGTGCGCTACCGGACCTTCAAGGATCTGCGCCTGTCGCCCCGGTCCGTGCTCGTCATGGGCGTGATGCTCACCAGCGGCGTCCTCATCGGCACCCGCTTCCACCCGGCCTACGTGCTGGTGGCCTATTCGTTCGCCTACCTGGCCTTTGGCCTCGTGGAGTCGGCCTTCGTGATGAGCCACCGGCTGGCCACGCGCAAGGCGGGCGGTGCGCCTCCTCCCCTGACGCTCCTGGAGGAGACGGAAGAGGACGAGGACCTCGACGAGACGCCGGGAGATGAGCAGGGCGTGGCGTAATCGTCCCGGGCGGCTAGGATGCGCCGCCCATGCGCGTCGAGCTGCTGTGCACCGGGGATGAACTCGTCACCGGACTGACCCCAGACACCAACAGCCCCTACCTGGAGGCGCGGCTCTTCGAGCTGGGCATCAAGGTGGGCCGGGTGGTGCTGGTGGGGGATGTACGAGAGGACATCACGCGGGGCCTCGAGGAGGCCGCCTCCCGCTCGGACGTGGTCATCGTCTCGGGAGGACTGGGCCCCACCGCGGATGACTTCACGGCCGAGTGTGCCGCGGCGGCCGCGCGGGTCCCCCTGGTGGAGGACGCCGGGACCCTGCGCTTCCTGCGCGAGCGGGCCCAGAAGCGGGGCCGGGAACTGACGCCCAACGTGGCCCGCATGGCGCTCGTGCCCGAGGGCTCCGAGGTGGTGCCCAACCCCGTGGGCTCCGCGCCCCTCTTCATCGTCCGGCTAGGCGCCTGCCGCCTCTTCTTCCTGCCCGGAGTGCCGCGCGAATACCGGGCCCTGGTGGACGGCGAGGTGCTGCCGCGCGTCCGGGCGGAGCTGGAGCGGCGGCCGGAGCGCACCTGGCGCGCCTTCCGGCTGTTGCGCACGGTGGGCCTGCCCGAGTCCGTGCTCGACGCGCGCGTGGCTCCGCTGGCCGTGGCGCACCCCCGGGTGGTGTTCGGCTTCCGCACGCACGCGCCGGAGAACCAGCTCAAGCTGATGGCCGAGGCGCCCTCCCAGGCCGAGGCCGATGCGGCCCTGGCCTCCGCCGAGGCCGCCGCGCGCGCGGAGCTGGGCCTGTCGGTCTATGGCGCGGATCAGGACACCTACCCGGCCGTCCTGGCGCGGCGGCTCACGGAGGCCCGCGCCACGCTGGCGATCGCGGAGAGCTGCACGGGCGGCCTCATCGCGTCACAGCTCGCCTCGGTTCCCGGCGCGAGCGCCTTCCTCGTGGGCTCCGCGGTCGTCTACACGGAGCGCATGAAGACGCACTGGGCGGGCGTCCCCCCGGAGCTGCTGGAGCGCCACGGGGCCGTGTCCCGCCCGGTGGCGGTGGCCCTGGCCGAGGGGATTCGCGCCTCCTGTGGGACGACCTATGGCCTGTCCGTGACGGGGGTCGCGGGCCCTTCGGGGGGAACGCCCGAGCATCCCGTGGGCACCGTCTACTGCGCGCTCGCCGTGGAGGGAGGGCCCACGCGCTGTGAGCGCTTCTCCCTCTCCGGGGATCGCGAACTGGTTCGTCTCTTCGCCGCCTCCCACGC from Melittangium boletus DSM 14713 includes the following:
- the pssA gene encoding CDP-diacylglycerol--serine O-phosphatidyltransferase, translated to MRPRKLLFVLPNLFTVTSILCGFYAMTLCAGAEVGPAQLYQASLAILFAMFFDGCDGRVARLTRTQSDFGMQLDSLADVVSFGAAPALLLYKWAFEPMGFLGLFLAFAFAACGALRLARFNVIAMRSPSGGGGNFFVGLPIPLAASVLVSMIIAHHAATGGEELADSARAPVAVASTVLSLLMVSTVRYRTFKDLRLSPRSVLVMGVMLTSGVLIGTRFHPAYVLVAYSFAYLAFGLVESAFVMSHRLATRKAGGAPPPLTLLEETEEDEDLDETPGDEQGVA
- a CDS encoding CinA family nicotinamide mononucleotide deamidase-related protein, giving the protein MRVELLCTGDELVTGLTPDTNSPYLEARLFELGIKVGRVVLVGDVREDITRGLEEAASRSDVVIVSGGLGPTADDFTAECAAAAARVPLVEDAGTLRFLRERAQKRGRELTPNVARMALVPEGSEVVPNPVGSAPLFIVRLGACRLFFLPGVPREYRALVDGEVLPRVRAELERRPERTWRAFRLLRTVGLPESVLDARVAPLAVAHPRVVFGFRTHAPENQLKLMAEAPSQAEADAALASAEAAARAELGLSVYGADQDTYPAVLARRLTEARATLAIAESCTGGLIASQLASVPGASAFLVGSAVVYTERMKTHWAGVPPELLERHGAVSRPVAVALAEGIRASCGTTYGLSVTGVAGPSGGTPEHPVGTVYCALAVEGGPTRCERFSLSGDRELVRLFAASHALELLREHLLTSPASSP